The Spinacia oleracea cultivar Varoflay chromosome 2, BTI_SOV_V1, whole genome shotgun sequence DNA segment ggcgtgtgaaagtagctcagaattcctgaccaggaaaaagaaagagaattgttgtgtgctcagcaggcacaatgatacagacgccatcagcgccaaaactttacaacataattgtttttgcccttaggcactggaacgcttgaataaaattttttaaaaaaataggaaaggaagcaaatcagggggcggccgcatcgtcctcgtcatcagatgatacaaactcagggggcggctgaccaagacgttcagcagccaacacagcggcactgtgctccattcgccgctggaaccacccaagatcatactctgacatgtggctctcccaggcgtgcttaacagcgtccttggtcgcttgttccccctgatcataggattccagaagacgctcacgcaaggtgcgaacttgcgatctggccgtctctagctccccacgaagatgctcggcttcctcagccgcctccttgacctgagggtactcccgcaactggtcctgaagcgcccgtatttccgccgccgctgtcttggcttcctcgaccattgccaccatgtccttgtcctgcgccaagatcttcttaagcagctcggccttgtcagatctcaacgcagccacctccttcgcttgaaggtctatggtcgtctgcatctgcaggcggacctcttcaatggacttgaacgcatagtcaccatggtgggtggactcagccacctgagctttgagctcctcagcagtgcgggcCTTCCAgctcttgcagaattccatgcggcagaacaactgcagaagaagctacatattagtaaatgactctaaaagggaagacaagtacaagcaagttggaaatagacttacgtcgagaagagtggcctggatcgcaccaaactgggcgtcagtcttgcggccaggaagagaagcaacatactcagcggggacggccttaaaaaccttgcggcatatagccaccctatcctttgacgaatagtgtggagtagcaggtacgttctcatcctcggcagcagctgcatccttccctttgtctttggctataggaaaaacaatggccttaggatgacgcggagagtaagaagaactgccagaggaggctcgatacgtctgaacgacgttcgaataatacttaccgcccgaagacctagctcggcgggccacctccgccggtatctgagagcggacgtcggccgggattcccgaaagagggtcctccaccaagtccaccaccagagacggcttgtccacgcccatctcttcgtcatcagggcatcccccctcagcaaccttcgactcgtctttcttcacgagacggcgaggtaggggttttggcttcttgaaggtactcggagtctccgagccagccggcacagctctcttcttcagctgggacagagtcgtccccttcttcttccctgacgccctagccgcgtccttagcttgctaaaaaagaaaggacagtcaaatattaggcctcgtcatctatcgcaagtcactcaccatgtagtggctcgtcatttaaaaggacgcccgtcttcaaaatgacgaggcgtacctcatcgatcacaagccactcacaggatagtggctcgtcattaaaaaggacgcccgtcttaaaaatgacgaggcgtaccttatcaatcgcaagacactcacaagatagtggctcgtcattaaaaaggacgcccgttttaaaaaatgacgaggcgtaccttatcaatcacaagtcactcacaagatagtggctcgtcattaaaaaggacgcccgtcttaaaaatgacgaggcgtaccttatcaatcacaagtcactcacaagatagtggctcgtcattaaaaaggacgcccgtcttaaaaatgacgaggcgtaccttatcaatcacaagtcactcacaaatagtggctcgtcattaaaaaggacgcccgtcttaaaaatgacgaggcgtaccttatcaatcacaagtcactcacaagatagtggctcgtcattaaaaaggacgcccgtcttaaaaatgacgaggcgtaccttatcaatcacaagtcactcacaaatagtggctcgtcattaaaaaggacgcccgtcttaaaaatgacgaggcgtaccttatcaatcacaagtcactcacaagatagtggctcgtcattaaaaaggacgcccgtcttgaaaatgacgaggcgtaccttatcaatcacaagtcactcaataaatagtggctcgccattaaaaaggacgcccgtcttaaaaatgacgaggcgtaccttatcaagggCAAGTCAATCGCAGaaaagtggctcgtcattaaaaaggacgcccgtcccaaaaatgacgaggcgtaccctatcaatcacgagtcacttaaaaaaaaaaaaacgctaactaaggggcccgtcaataaaaagtgacgaggcctaccttagcaaacacgggtcagatatcaggatatcggctcgtcactaaaaagaCGTCCACTATAGACGCTGGACGGGAGAAGTTTAActtgcaaaaaagaaaaaaaaaacgacaacctaagagaatactcaccttctcctccaactcggccttggctttctgcatcttggcctcatagatgtccgccatccaatcggtcatatcgcccttcccaatatccgccgccgatagcttgctcattccttcctctgtgaacaaaagaaatccaaagttagaaaaaatgaatagaccaacgcagaacggcacataaattggcatacaacctcgagtcatggaatatcctaagcctacggccgctagaaaggcctcgttccgaaactggctaatgtgcggcaaccactcggccggcacatggaaactcttatccactgttaagtggtaagtgttggccctgaacaggaccattatctgatcccactcttcggcagtaagggggggaaggggctcgtcacgatccatgaagttggcgtcacagttccaacggctcattctctcatacatctcctggtcgtcagtataaaacacgacccacctcttcctccacatatgccacttgctgagcttgccgaccactgtctggtaggtaccacggctgctcagattaaaccaccctttggcggcactgggggaacgagagagggagaccagatgcagaaaggcgttgaaggacggctccacgtcgttcaatgcacatttggcaatgtagccaaagatatccgcccatgagttgggggtcagctgggccaccccaatattgaaaccatctaacacctccacaacgaaggggtgtggagggaatctcatgccgagtttgattgacgcggcatacacagggaattctccctcggcaagcaggctgacggtcgagtccagaccggccggcacgcgcatttggtacccttcccccacgcagaggtcatccctcatcttggctccgtgcctgtctagccaccgcatccagcccacgtctgggtgaatctctgacggaagcaattgggcctcctcccgtcctctgggcctaataagctggggagcagcttcttgttcctcggcggccgatgacaatggagcgacgcttggctcccccactgcctggctcgctgtaccctccgacgagcttgccgcctgctcccccgcctcgacgtactcgtcgatctcttgaaagagttcggcaaattcttcgtcgactgccgaggcggtggaagaatatctctccctaggaggtgtcgatgcttcttcccgcaagcgcaggcgcgtcggatctgccgtttgcttggttctagccatgccttctgcatagtgaacgaagcacggcttaggggtgaccaacaatgaagaaaaagacgcgattggacgtccgccccgacaaaagatgaacggcggaaaaatcttaaataaaacctttaaacccttacctagtactaagaggtcggccgctaacaaagggaaaaatgacgagaggataacaaaaacaagaaaggcgaaaactaaccttgaaagatctgcgaagtacttggtgaagaacaggatgagtttcgcgaagaacgagatgagtttcgcgaagaacgggatgagtgtgacgaggaaaaggatgagtctcctggtggccggaaatcgcctgatggtggtAGGAACACGCCGGAAATTGCCTATGAAAGCTCtgtgaaaatgaaatgtaaaaaatgaaatttaccccccctcacctctatatatagggaggggcaaaatggagaaaggtgacacgtgtcaccatctcaacacctgacccaaagatgaagatgcaaaacaagagtcaagaagcgatacccggaatgtgtttccagaaatgcccttcttgaggggcaaatgttgtgggcaaaattaccgtgccttcgtgtaccaatgaggacgtgacacatggcacgtattgcgccccctaaagcagaaatcatacgaagtctactccgaggcatggggattaatctaggtatctacagtgtatgtatttaagtgtgtataaatgtatgtataaaacctatacctggaaaggggcttaattagtatgtatcccaagtgaatgactaaagcacaataggcccaaacagcccactattgccaaaagaggccagagaattgtaaggagaaaggacacgtgtcctcctcccattccccagccaatcatgtaaggggaatattaggtcattcccccaaaaacctagtactataaatattctcacttccctagaaaaaagggtcacaatcaatacattctagagcaattactgctctgccttctctctactttctctctctataaaaatacaatcttgtttaatctgtaaaagttaccaagaaacctcccaggtatctcaccggaaaaaccccacaacacgtattgttcaatatatttaaatagaatgttCATTACTAACATAGGTaatattcaaaatcattaaataaaatattcattgTAAAAATAGGTAATGATCAAATTACttaaataaaatgttcattgtAATATAGGTAATGATCAATAACTCTAAATTGAATGTTCATTATCTAAATACATAAGAttcaatatatttaaatagaatgttCATTACTAAAATATGTAACATTcaaattcattaaataaaatgttcattattATTGTAGACAATGTTCAATTTCCTTGAACTGAATATTCATATATTTGTTAAGGATGTCAAAACTAAACaatgaacaattttttttttgggacagAACAATTCAAAAATTCATGACATAATATGTATTTTtatcaaaatacataatattcATAAGATTTGGCCTAAATCTTCATTAACAATATCTGCAttgataataaataaaaattatgaaTAAAAACGAACAAAAACTAACGTacaattaccaaaaaaaaaaaagtaattctacaaaaaaaaaaaggtacaaATCAAAATCGAAATATCCTGCGAAAACACGAAAAATAACCAAATTCTAAACACattttatccaaaatcaaaatataaaataaaaaagaacaaaaatcaaaaacattgaaatcaaaaacaaataaatgaaaAGGGGCATGGAAAATTAATAGAAGAAACTAAAATTTTGGGtaaacagcagcaacaacaacaagggTGCGTCGGAGCGGCGAGGCTAGTGTGGTGGAGTGGTAGAGAGGTGGGGTAACAGTTGGTGTGGATCTAGCGAGTGAGATCGAGTTTGTGTGACTGAGAATTGAACAAGAAGGAGGATGAGAGAGATAAACTTGTGATTATTTGCGGCTGCAAAATAAAACCAGACGAAGTGAAACCCTACAGAATACCAACTGTCCGACTTTTCTTTTTAAAAGTATTTTAACGGGTATCGGGTACCCGTTTAATTAATCATACGGCCCATGACCCGACCCGGAAACTTGGATAAACTTGCGGGTCGGGTACCCGGCCcatttatttaaggaaaaacAGAAAAATAACCGGTTAATTTGTACCAGATTAGCGGGTCATCGGATCGGATAATACAGATCGGGTATTTTTGAGCACCCCTAATCCGAGGACAGCCAAAAAATTGCGGTGTAATAGGCAAGGCAATAGGAGAGATTTCTTGGGCCAGGCCTGTAGCTGAAACACAAGAAGTGTCAGCAAGTGCCCGGGTACAcccaaagctggctgtacccccatccaaaacgatgtcgttttgtgttgtttaaaatgaacattaatatactggtacaaaaatgaacatttactatttcggaaatgaacatttatttatttatttggaatgaacaattactattttggaaatgaacatttatttatttatttggaatgaacatttactattttggaaatgaacatttatttatttatttatttggaaattaactacaaaaatgaacatttactattttggaaatgaacatttatttatttatttggatgaacatttactattttggaaatgaacatttatttatttatttggatgaacatttactattttggaaatgaacatttatttatttatttggaaataaacaatataggcgcttgtaaaaacataaaagaccaatgaagtgaacaatttcattatgaacattaaccatatatttattgtgaacaaacaaataaacaagaaagaacaaataattcaacaaaaaagaacaaacaatataaaaaagaacataaaattccagaaaaaagaacaaacaatacaacaattatgaacaattttatgatgaattttaaagccaacatgaaagaacaaacaatacaacaataagtttgatgaatgaatttaaaaaacaacaagaaagaacaaacagtacaacaagaaagaacaaacaatacaaaaagaaaaaataaaagattaatgaagagtttaattatgaacattaaccatatgattattataaacaaacaaataaacaagaaagaacaaacaatatacaaaagaacataaaattccagaagaaagaacaataaatacaacaattatgaaaatttgatgatgaatttaaaaaacaacatgaaagaacaaacagtacaacaagaaagaacaaacagtacaataagaaagaacaaacagtacaataagaaagaacaaacagtacaataaaaatgaacaaacagtacaataaaaaagaacaaacattcgacaagaatgaacaaacaatatgagcgcgtcgtttttAGGGGTACAaccaaagctggctgtacccggatACAGCAGTTAACGATTGGCTGATGGGCCGTGGGTTGGGGATGCATCCCACACCTCTGCAGTGGGCTCTGCTGCTTCATCATCATTTCGGCCAAAGTGTGTTCCAAATCATCCAAAAAGGTAACATCAACATTATAATTTTCATTGTTTACCAAATTGTCACCCCCAAGTAATCCAACGTCAGTAATAGAAAATGAAATTCATTTTCATGAATTTAACGTGACGAGATACAAAGATT contains these protein-coding regions:
- the LOC130466903 gene encoding uncharacterized protein, with product MGVDKPSLVVDLVEDPLSGIPADVRSQIPAEVARRARSSGGKYYSNVVQTYRASSGSSSYSPRHPKAIVFPIAKDKGKDAAAAEDENVPATPHYSSKDRVAICRKVFKAVPAEYVASLPGRKTDAQFGAIQATLLDLFCRMEFCKSWKARTAEELKAQVAESTHHGDYAFKSIEEVRLQMQTTIDLQAKEVAALRSDKAELLKKILAQDKDMVAMVEEAKTAAAEIRALQDQLREYPQVKEAAEEAEHLRGELETARSQVRTLRERLLESYDQGEQATKDAVKHAWESHMSEYDLGWFQRRMEHSAAVLAAERLGQPPPEFVSSDDEDDAAAP